The Nostoc sp. 'Lobaria pulmonaria (5183) cyanobiont' DNA window TGATGCTTTGCTGAATTTTTTAAGTGGCGAATATCTCTATGGTCGTCATGCAGAAATGGGAGAAGATGAATTAACCCGGCGGCGTTCAGCGCTAGTAGATGAAAAGCAATTGGCAAAGTTTGCTGAAGAGGTAGGTTTAGACTTTAGGATGCGGTTAGGAAAAGGCGCAATTCGAGATGGAGGCTACCAAAATCCTAATTTGCTCAGTAGTACCTTTGAAGCAGTTCTTGGTGCTTACTATTTGGATAATCAGTCCAATATTGAAACAGTTCGCGCAATTATAGAACCACTATTTGATTCTGTTGATCCTAAGCATATAATTGTGTCTCGTTCTAATGTAGACTCAAAAAATCGCTTTCAAGAATGGGTACAACGCAACGTTACTCCAAATCCCCCCAAATATTTCACAGACCAAATAGGAGGCCCTTCCCATGCGCCAGAATTCATCGCCAAAGTTTTGGTGGATGAAAAAATTTACGGAGAAGGCAAGGGACGCAATAAAAAAGAGGCAGAAAAAGCTGCTGCTGAAGATGCGCTAGCTAAGTTGAAAAAACAAGGATTATTATAGAATTTATGGGTTCATAAATTTTGATAATTTTAAAATTAAAAACTTCCTAACACTGAAAAATCGTAAAAAAATAGGGATGGTATGCGCCATCCCCATTTTATTTTTTGTTACTTTACTCTTATTCCAGATGGTATCCAAAAAAGAGTCAACTTTACAGTTGCGGTACGTACTGTTGCTTCTCAGGTACTTCAGCGTACTCAGCTACAATCTGGCGGAATTCTTCGCCATCAATAGTTTCCTTTTCGATGAGCAAATCTACTAAGCGATCGGTGACAGTGCGATGGTCACGGATGATCTTCTTAGCATTGTCGTAGCACTGCTCAACAATTTCCCTGACTTGTCCATCAATGCGGGAAGCGATGGATTCAGAATACTCAGATCGGGTTGTCCAGTCACGACCCAAGAATACTTCTCCCTGCTGGCTTTCTAACGACAGTGGGCCTAAGTCGGACATCCCGAAACGAGTTACCATCTGCCGGGCCATTCCCGATAGTTGCTGCAAGTCCCCACCAGCGCCAGTTGTGACTTCCGCAGCTCCAAAAATCACCTCTTCAGCGGCGCGACCACCTAAAGCACCAGTAATTCTGGCTTTCAACTGAGAACGAGAAATTAACCCCTGTTCTTCGTTGGGCGTAAACCAAGTTAAACCCTGTGCTTGTCCCCGTGGGATTAAGGTAACTTTCTGTACTGGGTCATGGTCTTTTAACAAAGTCCCAACCAAAGCGTGTCCGATTTCGTGGTAGGCAATTAAGCGCTTGCTCTTGCTATCTACCAAGGGAGTGCCTTCCATCCCAGCTACTACCCGATCCACTGCATCATCAATTTCGCGGAGGGTGATCGCTTCTTTACGTCTTCTAGCAGTGAGAATAGCCCCTTCGTTGAGTAAGTTGGCTAAATCAGCACCAGTGAATCCAGGAGTTCGGCGAGCGATCGCATCTAAAGATACACTAGGGTCTAATTTCTTATTCCGCGCATGGACTTGCAAGATTTCCAAACGCCCTTTGATATCGGGTGCATCGACTGTTACTTGGCGGTCAAAGCGACCGGGACGCAACAAGGCTGAGTCTAGTACGTCGGGACGGTTGGTAGCAGCAATAATAATGATGCCTGTATTACCTTCAAACCCGTCCATTTCGGTGAGCAACTGGTTAAGGGTTTGCTCTCTCTCATCATTACCGCCACCGATACCAGCGCCCCGTTGCCGTCCTACAGCGTCAATTTCATCGATGAAGATGATACAGGGGGCGTTATCTTTAGCTTTCTTGAACAAATCGCGGACGCGGGATGCACCCACACCAACGAACATTTCCACAAATTCTGAACCAGAAATACTGAAGAAAGGTACGCCTGCTTCACCTGCGATCGCTTTTGCTAGTAAAGTTTTACCAGTTCCAGGAGGCCCAACTAACAGCACTCCTTTGGGAATCCGTGCGCCCACAGCCGTAAATCTTTCTGGCTGCTTCAGGAAGGTGACAACTTCTTGCAGTTCTTCCTTAGCTTCTTCGATCCCGGCTACGTCGTCAAATTTGACTCCGGTTTTTGCCTCCATTTGAAAACGTGCTTTGGATTTGCCGAAGTTCATTGCTTGACCTGGACCGCCGGGGAGGTTGCTAGAACGCCGGAACAAAAAGAACAACCCAGTAATCAATAAAACTGGAAAGATGAGATTACCCAACAATCCCCAAATTGCGCCATCATTCCGCATGGGGTGAGCATCAAAACTAATGGCTTTTTCTTTGAGCTTGCTAATTAACTCAGGAGCGTTAATAGGCAAATCTACACGCCACCTTTGGACACGATTTTCGATGTCTGGATCGCGGGCTTCTATAATTGCCGTCCTACCGCCTTCGTAAAGATCCACACTGCTGACGCGATCGCTGTTCAAGTATTCTAGAAAGCGACCATAAGTCATGCGAGTATTGGCTGCATTCTTGCTCATGTCAGCAGGAGCGCCTGCAAACGCCCCTTGCCAGAAGAAAAAGCCAATTACCAAAGCCGGCAACGTCCAGAGTGCTACGACTTTCCAAGAGAATTTCATTTTAATTTGCCTCTAGATGCCTATACAACTCGTTAGCTCTAGTAACTGAATGTTGATCACTCTGTCACTTTAAGCTGTTAAACGGATGCTTATAAATCCATTTTGTTTAATTTGATCTCTTACATACACTGCCATAAGGCAATTAGAGCATTATGGCGATGCCAACAAGAATCTTAATCAAAGTTAACTTAATTTTAATACAATATCGCACGAGAAAAGGGAGCGCAACGGGATGCAAAGACAAAGAAAATTTCTCCAGAATACTCCTGGTATCGTTTAAGCCGCTTTCAATCATGACTAGGGAAAGTAGGGGAGATGAGGGAGACAAGGAAAATAACCAATGCCCAATGCCCTGCAAAAGCCTTGATATACAAAACTTTTGACTTTTGACTTTTGACTTCCGCCTTGCGGTAATGCCCAATGCCCTACTTTACTTCTGTAATTTTTAGAGTGTAAGGAAGATACTTGCCTTTTTCGTAGGAACCAACCCAAATTTGGTAACTTCCAGGTAGCCATTCACCAACAATGCCAGCATTTTTGCCATCAAAATCGTCATTACACCAAGTACCACCAGGCCCTTTGATAATCATGGTGGTGTCTTCAGGACTTTGCACTTGCAACTTCAGGTAGTCAAATTTACTTGTTAACGCTAATGTGTGGTCTGGTGTTTCATCAACAAATCCAGTACAAGGGCCGGTGGCTGTTTCGCTTCTCCCACCTACTTGACTCCCAGATATTGAGCCACCACTCATCCCGCGAACTGTCAGGGGGTCAGGTGAAAACTGAGGACTAATGGTGACATCTCCAAATATCGTTGGCGCTTCCTGAGCATCAACCGCAGCATTAACTGTCAATGTGATGAAGAGCGTAACTATCATGAACGATAATCTCATCCCTCTATTGAGCGCTTTTGTCGGCATTGTAATTACGTTCGCTTCTAAGTGTTTTTGAAGACATTAATTTTACACACCAAGTTCCCAACATGAGGAGAATTGACTAACTATTTTAGATGTGAAATTGAGGATAATTCATTAGTAATTAGTCAATGATTTCCTGTTCCCATAGTTGCTTTACCCTATGGATAGGGGCACACGTTTGTGCGCCCCTAAAATCTAAAATATTTCTAAAATCTGGAAATAATCGCTATTTAGCTTCCGTTATCGCTTTACTCAAGCGCGGCTGATCTAAACCAATCTGATTTAGTAGTAACCAAGATTGGATTAAGTCGGGGCCATGAACATCTCCAGTTAAAGCTGCTCGGAGCGATCGCATTACTAAGCCTTTTTTGACTTTCTGCTCTTTCACAACTTGTTTAATAATCTCCTGAGCGGCGGCTTCTGACAGTTGTGGCTGATTTTCTAAAGCTGTGACAATCGCTTCAAGAACAGCAGTAGAACCTTCTTGCTTTAGTTGTGTACTGCCTTCGTCGCTAAATTTAACTGTGTCGTTAAAAAACAATTGGCTTTGAGCTACTCCATCTACCAGGCGAGTCAAACTCTGGCTAATTAAAGTTACTAGCTGTTCTAACCAGGGGCGTTCTCTTCCACCATCAAATTTATACCCAGCCGCTTGCCAATAGGGGATGAGTAAATCTGTGAGTTTATCTACTGGAGTGTTGTGGATATACTGACTGTTCAACCAATCCAGCTTGTCCCAGTCAAACTTTGCCCCTGCTTTATTGACGCGCTCAAAACCAAATTCTTTGGCTGCTGTTTCTAAGGTAAATATTTCTTGCGTCGAGTCTGGTGGCGACCAACCCAGCAATGTCATGTAATTTACCAAACCTTCAGCAGTAAAGCCCATTTGCTTAAAGTCAGAAATGGAAGTAACGCCATCTCGCTTAGAAAGCTTGCGTCCTTCTATGTTCAAAATCAATGGCGTGTGAGAAAACTCTGGAATTTTTGCACCCATTGCTTCATACAGCAGAATTTGCTTGGCAGTATTCGCGATGTGGTCTTCTCCGCGAATGACGTGGGTGATTTGCATATCAATGTCATCCACTACAACTACGAAGTTGTATAAAGGTTGACCACTACCCTCTTCTGAAGCGCGGGCGATGACCATATCACCACCTAAATCGCTACCTCGCCAAGACATCTTTCCCCTGACTAGATCGTTCCAGATAATTTCGCGATCGTCTTCGATTTTAAAGCGAATCACAGAGGAGCGACCTTCTGCTTCAAAAGCAGCGCGTTGTTCTGGGGTGAGGTTACGGTGACGGTTGTCATAGCGAGGTGCTTCACCTCTAGCTTTTTGAGCTTCTCTGAGCGCTTCTAGTTCTTCGGAAGTAGTGTAGCAGCGATAGGCTAATCCTCGATCTAGCAGTTTTTCTACTGCTTCTTTATAAATATCCAGGCGTTGGGATTGGAAAAATGGCCCTTCATCCCAGTTAAGTCCTAGCCAGCGCAATCCTTCAAGAATATTGTCGGTGTATTCGGGACGCGATCGCTCTAAATCTGTATCTTCTATTCGCAGTATAAACTTCCCGCCGTGGTGACGGGCAAATAACCAGTTGAATACAGCCGTTCTAGCTGTACCAATATGTAAATTTCCAGTTGGACTCGGTGCAATACGGACTCTAACAGTCACAGTTAATTCTCTCTTTCGCAAAGCATGATAAATCTAGCTTATATTTAAACCCTGAATCAGCCTCTTCGGGTAATTCAAAATTCCATATCATCTAAGTTCGGTGATATGCTACTCATAAATTTAGAACGGGACTGACGGGGCTCGAACCCGCAACTTCCGCCGTGACAGGGCGGTGCTCTAACCAATTGAACTACAGTCCCTTGTTTGGCAACTTTGCTATTATCACTATTTTTTTTCTACTTGTCAAGTGTTTTGGAGTTAGGAATTAGGAATTGTTTTTGCTCTGTATCTCCCAGGTGCGAATTATTCATTAAAAAGATCGTGATAATACAACCTGTGGCTCTGATTCTAAATGCTGCAATATTCGGGATTGCATTTGTTTATACTGCTGTTTCAATAGCTGTTTGCTCAATTGGGGTTGAGAAGCGGGTGGTAGACTATGGCTCTGTTGCACCCAAGTTTTCAACATTTGCCGCTGAGTTGACTCAATGCGACTGCTGAGAACCTTGATGCAGGAATGTGGTGCTTCCAGAGTAAAGAAAATCAAAGGATATTGCTCATTTTCAGCCAGGAAACTTACCATCCTCAGATTTTGGGGATTTTGCATATCTAAGTAGCACGGTAGCCACTTAGGAGCAAATTGCCGATTATAGAGTACAGTTACCCACAACAACATTGGGTGAGGGGATGTCACAAATATAAACTGGTTGTAACGGGTAGAAACCGCATAGTTTTTGATTTGTTGTTTAGACAACATCAACCATAGGGCTGTAATAGATTCTTGTGGAATATCTAGAAGCTGGGGAAAAACAATTTCTTGAATTGGTTTATTTTGAGGCCACAAAAGTTGCCGATAGCTTTGTTCTACAGTGATTGGTAATGCAGAATTTAAGGGACTGCCAAGGATGGAGTTAGAGGCTAAATTTGGAGAGAAAGTGGGACAATCAGACTGTTCTAGACTGTTTAAAACTTGTAAAATTTCAGCGATATTTTGAGGGCGATCGCTTGCTTTTTTACCTAGACAAGCCATAATTAAATTATTTAGCTTGTGAGGTATTTTAAGAGTAGGTCTAACATCTGCGATCGTTTTTGGTGTTTCAAAGTGATGTGCTTTATACCAAGCACCAAAGTAATCAGTTTCTGGTTGCCAAGGTTTTTTGCCTGTGAGCATCTCAAACATCATCACACCCAGACTATAAATATCAGAGCAACTATCTAGTTTTTCCCCATCTAGCTGTTCTGGAGAACAGTAGGGTAAAGTGCCATTAAATCCACTACTTGTACTAGCTGTTGATGCATAATTCAAAAATCTAGCAATACCAAAATCGAGAATTTTAACTAACTGACCCAATATCGGATCGGGAATAACTAATATATTGGCAGGCTTGATATCTCGATGAACCAACGGACAAATTTTGCCATCAATGTTAATACCTTGATGGGCACACTGTAAGCCCAAACAAATTTGACGAGAGAGAGTCAAAAACATGGGCAGAGATAGCGGAATTAAATCCTTTAAATTCTTGCCACATAGATATTCCATGACGTAGTATGGTTTTCCTTTCTCATTCACACCATAATCATACGCCCGCACTATATGTACGCTCTTTTGACTTAAGGCTGCACTCATTAAAGCTTCACGAGCAAAGTCTTGTTGCATCTTGGTATTAACAACAGTTTGAGTCAAAAACTTGATAGCAACTGGTATACCTCCTAACAAAATATCATTTGCTAAAAAAACTTCACCCATGCCACCGCTGCCAATTAATTGCTTGAGTTGATAACGATTGGCAAGCAAGCCCGTACTACTTGAAGATGTAAATGGGCTTTGATTCACTTTGTTCACCTCTGGCACTAAATCTATTTAAAGTTAGCAATACACACATAAACATATTATTAGGTAATTGTGGCAAGTATTTTGATTTTGACAGTGACCTTTCAAGGACGTAATATAAGTTTCAAAAACATCTCCAATAATTTAGTCATCCAATTTTTTAAACCTTCTTTCTCAATTTTTTGATGTGTGGCTAAATTTTGTAATATTTCTAACTTCAGCTTTTCGTACTCTGTTCGTAGAATATTTTTGGCTTGATTAGGCAAGATTAGTTCATTTGACTGTTGACTCATATCTAACCAATCTAGAAGTTGTTGGCGCTGTTTAGCCGTGAGATTTAAAGTTGTTACATGAGAGCAGTGAGTTGGATCTTCTAGGGGAAAAAATAGTAGATGATAGTAACCTACTTCCGCCAAACTACGTGCTATATTTTGACCTTTATTATCTTTTATATCCAGAAAATAAGGTAACCATTTAGTAGTAGAAGGTTGGATGTCATATAGTACTGTTACCCACAATAGCATCGGGTATACATTCATTTTACTAATAAATTCAGTACCATGTATTTTATCTAAAAATTTTACAATCTCTTCTTTAGGCAACATTGCCCAAAAAGTTGGTATAGGTTTTTGGGGAGTTTGTAGTAAATGAGGAAACCCAATTGACGCAATTGGTTTATTTTTCGGCCAAATTTTCTGCAAACACTCTTTTTCTGATAATAAAGTTGCGGGTACTAATTGAACTGGAAGCGAGACTTTAAGAATGTCATTGCTCTGGCTAGGAATAACATCATTAAGTTGAGCCTTAACTTTTTCTAAATCTTCTAATATTTGGTTTATGTTTTGAGGGCGATCGCTTACTTCTTTAGCCAAACAACTCATCAATATTTTTTCTAATATTTCCGGTATTTTAACTTGCGGATTTACTTCTTCAACTGTCGGTGGCATTTGAAAGCGATGGGCTTGATACCAAGTACCAAAGGAGTTACTTTTAGTTTGAAATGGATGTTTCCCTGTCAGCATCTCAAACATTAGTACTCCTAAACTATAAATATCAGAGCGGACATCTAACAGTTTACGCCCTTCCATGTGTTCTGGAGAACAGTAAGGCAAACTCCCAATAAAAGAATCTGTTAAAGTCATCCCACTTCGCTCTGTTAAAAACTTGGCAATACCAAAATCTAGTATTTTAACAATTTCACCTTTTTTAATATCTTCAGCAATAAATATATTTTCTGGTTTAATATCTCTGTGAACAATAGGATAAATCTCTCCTTTAAGGCTGATACCTTGGTGGGCACATTGTAAGCCTAAACAAATTTGATTACAAATTTCTAAAAACCTTGATATTGTTAAAGGCTGAGTTTTCAGAATTTGTTTGAGATTTTTTCCTTGCAGGCATTCCATTACATAAAATGGAGTTTTATCCTCAGTGACACCATAACTTAAAATGCGAACAATATGTTTACTTTTACGACCCAATTGAGCGCCAATAAAAATCTCTCTGGCAAAGCGTTGGGACATCTGTTGATTTGCCAAACTGAGTGATAATATTTTGACTGCGATCGGCATACCATCTTTAGCAGTATCCTCCGCTAGATAAACTCTACCCATCCCCCCTTTGCCAATCAAATCTCTGATTAAATAGCGATTGTTTAAAAATTGTCCGATGTAATCGTCTAATTCTGCCTTTTGCCCTACCATACTCTCCATTTTATTTTCTGGCATAAAAATTATTTATAAAAATGTTATTGGCAAAATAATTTAATAAGTCTAGCTAATTATTAAATTTAAATCTAAGAAATATCCGAATTTGGAGAACATTAATTATATGCTGTAAATATCTTTAAGCTCTCTGCAAAAGCTACTAAACATTATGTAACATATTTATTAAGGAGTACGGTTGAGAAATTACACGTAAACTATAAATAAGCTAGATAAAGTTACTTAGTAGATTCCGTGAATACACAGGAATAATCAAAAATAACTAAATAGTAGTCAAGCCACGATAGCACTTTTACCTCTATACGGTTAAAGGTTAATATTCGGAAGTAAACGGCGTAATAATCTAATTAGCGGAGTTTCAATTTTAATTTTAAAGGCTAGTATCTGGGTGCGTTGCAGGGAGTTAAAATTATTATCACTAATGAGAATTAATGATTGTTGACCATCCCGTAGTTTTGGGCCAAGAGTTAAGCCTTCGATGTTGTCTAGCAGTACATCTAGTTTTCTCAAATCTAACAACAGTTTTTTCTTAACTGGTTTAATGTTTTTGGAGTCAACTGCTAAAAGGCTATCAATATTATGAATATCATCGGCTCCTTCTAAAGAAACTTGAAACAGCGAAATAGCAAATCCTAAACCAGTGAAAGACCGTTCTAAACTTATGAAGTGTCCTTGATTATCGAGAGCAAGTAAATCAGGTAATCCACTAGCGAATTTGCCAATCAAATTCAAAAATGGTGTAACTGGTTCAGTTTGGTAAAGAAATTCCCTTTCTGGCTGGTTGTTGAGCAAGTTGTATTGCAAAATTCGGCAAGGACTACCGATATTAGGTTTAGCGGCGACCCCATCTTGAATTAGAGCATTTTCGGTGGCTGTAAATAGATGCTTGTTATCGGGTGTGATGGTGAGGCTTTCAAAAGCCAAATTGTTGCGGATACCCTGTTGACTAGTTTTATCTGGCAAAAATTTGTTTGGTATGGGGAGTGTAACAATTTCTTTATCAGAAGATAGTGAGAATTCTTTAATAGAAGGATTAATTAATTTTTCAGCATTGCCTTCAGAAGAAATAAATACAGTTGCTTTGTTAGTTAATGCAATACCTTCTGTATCAGTTTCACCAGGGCGAAATGTTTGACCATTTTCATTTAATAATCTGGTAACGCTGACTGGAATAATTCCACCTTTTTGTAGAGAACTTTTGCTCAAGTCGATTTTCAAGGTGTAGAAACGAGCAGCAGCTTTTTGTCCGCGATCGTCAGAGATAGCGTAATAAAGGTTATTTTTTACATTATATGTAATTCCAGATAAACCTCCAACTTCAGTTTTTTGAAAGATTAGACCTTTCGGTAAGGTAGCTTCCCCGATAAATTCTATGCTACTCACCTCAACACCATTTGACGGAAAGTTTGTAAATACGAAGCTAATAATTAAAATCGGGATTAAAAAGTAAAGAATTCGTGGAAATACAAAGATTTTTTTAATGAACTGCATGGAAAGCTATTACTAAATTTTGAAAATCATCAACAAGATAACACTGAAATAGTAGTGATACTAGTTCTGAATGAAGATGTGCTAAACCATGTTAGAAATTGAGTACAAGAAAGATAAACGAATCGCATACTCCTACGGAGAAGCTATGCGTAGTGTCTCGTATAGAAGCACACAAAGAAATAAAGTTAAAAAGTTTGGCGCAGTCTCACAAAGAAATGGTATGAGTACTCAGCACTTATTAAGCAAGTCGTAAACCATATTCATCTTGGAAAAAGTTGACAAGCCAATCTTTGACTCTGTGGGTGGCGCGGCAGTCATCTTCATTGTAACGTTGGATAGTTTCTAGTAAGGTGCGATCGCCTGTTTCTAACCATCGATCATACCAGTAAATACACTTAGCACCACTGGCTTCTCGATCGCGCCACTCAAATCCTATCCAACGAGCGATCGCTTTCAAAGCATAGCTTTCTACAGGCAATGCTACACTTTGGGTTAATTGCTCATACACATCCACAAATCGATTCAGTACAGGACGCACTAAGGAATGTGGAGTGCCGTAAAGTTTTGCCAACCGTTTGACTGTATCAAACTCGTAGACACAAAAATGATAAATTGGTGCTTCGGGATATTGCCAAACCAAATCCAAAAATTGCTGCCAAACTAATTCTTCATCTTCTGGTTTGTCTGCTAAAAAAGAATAAAATTGTTCTGTATTATTTTGTCTATTAACGACCAAAACCCCTAAGAGATAATCTAAATCTAAGTCTGGCTGGGCTTCAATATCAAAATAAAGCTCTATGGGTGCTGTGAATGTAATATCTTCTGTTGGTAGCGGGTAGGGTAGAATCAACGGTCGTTTTTCTAGTGCAGATTGAGCTTGCACTACCAATTTTGGCGCTACTTCGCTGTCAAAACCAAGCAGGTTTTCTAAGCTGCTGGGACTGGTGTTAGCAAGAGATTCCAGTGTAGTAATGTCTAAGGCTTGGAGTTGAGTGTAGCGAAGGGGTGTTACACCTGGTAACAATGAGAGATGTTTTTC harbors:
- the rnc gene encoding ribonuclease III, producing the protein MHRLLIFHDEKLLRRALTHRSYVHENPGEGEHNERLEFLGDALLNFLSGEYLYGRHAEMGEDELTRRRSALVDEKQLAKFAEEVGLDFRMRLGKGAIRDGGYQNPNLLSSTFEAVLGAYYLDNQSNIETVRAIIEPLFDSVDPKHIIVSRSNVDSKNRFQEWVQRNVTPNPPKYFTDQIGGPSHAPEFIAKVLVDEKIYGEGKGRNKKEAEKAAAEDALAKLKKQGLL
- the ftsH2 gene encoding ATP-dependent zinc metalloprotease FtsH2 produces the protein MKFSWKVVALWTLPALVIGFFFWQGAFAGAPADMSKNAANTRMTYGRFLEYLNSDRVSSVDLYEGGRTAIIEARDPDIENRVQRWRVDLPINAPELISKLKEKAISFDAHPMRNDGAIWGLLGNLIFPVLLITGLFFLFRRSSNLPGGPGQAMNFGKSKARFQMEAKTGVKFDDVAGIEEAKEELQEVVTFLKQPERFTAVGARIPKGVLLVGPPGTGKTLLAKAIAGEAGVPFFSISGSEFVEMFVGVGASRVRDLFKKAKDNAPCIIFIDEIDAVGRQRGAGIGGGNDEREQTLNQLLTEMDGFEGNTGIIIIAATNRPDVLDSALLRPGRFDRQVTVDAPDIKGRLEILQVHARNKKLDPSVSLDAIARRTPGFTGADLANLLNEGAILTARRRKEAITLREIDDAVDRVVAGMEGTPLVDSKSKRLIAYHEIGHALVGTLLKDHDPVQKVTLIPRGQAQGLTWFTPNEEQGLISRSQLKARITGALGGRAAEEVIFGAAEVTTGAGGDLQQLSGMARQMVTRFGMSDLGPLSLESQQGEVFLGRDWTTRSEYSESIASRIDGQVREIVEQCYDNAKKIIRDHRTVTDRLVDLLIEKETIDGEEFRQIVAEYAEVPEKQQYVPQL
- the gltX gene encoding glutamate--tRNA ligase, coding for MTVRVRIAPSPTGNLHIGTARTAVFNWLFARHHGGKFILRIEDTDLERSRPEYTDNILEGLRWLGLNWDEGPFFQSQRLDIYKEAVEKLLDRGLAYRCYTTSEELEALREAQKARGEAPRYDNRHRNLTPEQRAAFEAEGRSSVIRFKIEDDREIIWNDLVRGKMSWRGSDLGGDMVIARASEEGSGQPLYNFVVVVDDIDMQITHVIRGEDHIANTAKQILLYEAMGAKIPEFSHTPLILNIEGRKLSKRDGVTSISDFKQMGFTAEGLVNYMTLLGWSPPDSTQEIFTLETAAKEFGFERVNKAGAKFDWDKLDWLNSQYIHNTPVDKLTDLLIPYWQAAGYKFDGGRERPWLEQLVTLISQSLTRLVDGVAQSQLFFNDTVKFSDEGSTQLKQEGSTAVLEAIVTALENQPQLSEAAAQEIIKQVVKEQKVKKGLVMRSLRAALTGDVHGPDLIQSWLLLNQIGLDQPRLSKAITEAK
- a CDS encoding serine/threonine protein kinase — protein: MNQSPFTSSSSTGLLANRYQLKQLIGSGGMGEVFLANDILLGGIPVAIKFLTQTVVNTKMQQDFAREALMSAALSQKSVHIVRAYDYGVNEKGKPYYVMEYLCGKNLKDLIPLSLPMFLTLSRQICLGLQCAHQGINIDGKICPLVHRDIKPANILVIPDPILGQLVKILDFGIARFLNYASTASTSSGFNGTLPYCSPEQLDGEKLDSCSDIYSLGVMMFEMLTGKKPWQPETDYFGAWYKAHHFETPKTIADVRPTLKIPHKLNNLIMACLGKKASDRPQNIAEILQVLNSLEQSDCPTFSPNLASNSILGSPLNSALPITVEQSYRQLLWPQNKPIQEIVFPQLLDIPQESITALWLMLSKQQIKNYAVSTRYNQFIFVTSPHPMLLWVTVLYNRQFAPKWLPCYLDMQNPQNLRMVSFLAENEQYPLIFFTLEAPHSCIKVLSSRIESTQRQMLKTWVQQSHSLPPASQPQLSKQLLKQQYKQMQSRILQHLESEPQVVLSRSF
- a CDS encoding serine/threonine protein kinase; amino-acid sequence: MPENKMESMVGQKAELDDYIGQFLNNRYLIRDLIGKGGMGRVYLAEDTAKDGMPIAVKILSLSLANQQMSQRFAREIFIGAQLGRKSKHIVRILSYGVTEDKTPFYVMECLQGKNLKQILKTQPLTISRFLEICNQICLGLQCAHQGISLKGEIYPIVHRDIKPENIFIAEDIKKGEIVKILDFGIAKFLTERSGMTLTDSFIGSLPYCSPEHMEGRKLLDVRSDIYSLGVLMFEMLTGKHPFQTKSNSFGTWYQAHRFQMPPTVEEVNPQVKIPEILEKILMSCLAKEVSDRPQNINQILEDLEKVKAQLNDVIPSQSNDILKVSLPVQLVPATLLSEKECLQKIWPKNKPIASIGFPHLLQTPQKPIPTFWAMLPKEEIVKFLDKIHGTEFISKMNVYPMLLWVTVLYDIQPSTTKWLPYFLDIKDNKGQNIARSLAEVGYYHLLFFPLEDPTHCSHVTTLNLTAKQRQQLLDWLDMSQQSNELILPNQAKNILRTEYEKLKLEILQNLATHQKIEKEGLKNWMTKLLEMFLKLILRP
- a CDS encoding esterase-like activity of phytase family protein produces the protein MQFIKKIFVFPRILYFLIPILIISFVFTNFPSNGVEVSSIEFIGEATLPKGLIFQKTEVGGLSGITYNVKNNLYYAISDDRGQKAAARFYTLKIDLSKSSLQKGGIIPVSVTRLLNENGQTFRPGETDTEGIALTNKATVFISSEGNAEKLINPSIKEFSLSSDKEIVTLPIPNKFLPDKTSQQGIRNNLAFESLTITPDNKHLFTATENALIQDGVAAKPNIGSPCRILQYNLLNNQPEREFLYQTEPVTPFLNLIGKFASGLPDLLALDNQGHFISLERSFTGLGFAISLFQVSLEGADDIHNIDSLLAVDSKNIKPVKKKLLLDLRKLDVLLDNIEGLTLGPKLRDGQQSLILISDNNFNSLQRTQILAFKIKIETPLIRLLRRLLPNINL
- a CDS encoding TM0106 family RecB-like putative nuclease — translated: MLINAELLLQYQRCKRRPFLDIHGDRSQRDAPNELLRKLQQDKIAHQLSAIAQMTYHQPDYSYGNWEKGEKATLELMQRGVEYIYKGVLLATYSEADTLLSRPDLLVKQPGQSHFGDWIYVPANIELGKRPKQEYQVVAAFHAQVLATVQGVAPETALLILRTKNTNYAVDLCKWTPRMQQILDEFIQVLELPNPPEVFISRQKCSFCHWYSECYAIAQFEKHLSLLPGVTPLRYTQLQALDITTLESLANTSPSSLENLLGFDSEVAPKLVVQAQSALEKRPLILPYPLPTEDITFTAPIELYFDIEAQPDLDLDYLLGVLVVNRQNNTEQFYSFLADKPEDEELVWQQFLDLVWQYPEAPIYHFCVYEFDTVKRLAKLYGTPHSLVRPVLNRFVDVYEQLTQSVALPVESYALKAIARWIGFEWRDREASGAKCIYWYDRWLETGDRTLLETIQRYNEDDCRATHRVKDWLVNFFQDEYGLRLA